A portion of the Pseudomonas koreensis genome contains these proteins:
- a CDS encoding aldehyde dehydrogenase (NADP(+)), protein MTLTGNMLIGQHSVAGHRPAFRGINPATNQALEPQYTGASAEQVEQACALAWAAQDEYRETSLSARGEFLESIAEHIESLGDELIERAHAETGLPRARLQGERGRTCSQLRLFARTVRAGEWLDVRVDTAQPQRQPSPRSDLRQRQIALGPVAVFGASNFPLAFSVAGGDTAAALAAGCPVIVKAHSAHPGTSELIGRAVAQAVKECGLPEGVFSLLFDSGYEVGIALVSDWRIKAVGFTGSRTGGLALMKAAQARPEPIPVYAEMSSINPVLLFPAALQNRAQALAEGFVASLTLGGGQFCTNPGLLIACKGPALDGFLGAVAKLITSSPAQTMLTPGIFSAYQAGVTALRDNPRARAVAAGEIGNGPNQCQAQVFSAEAADFLADQRLQAEVFGAASLIVQCSSDEEIRQVCAHLEGQLTATLHMDDADLALARALLPTLERKAGRLLVNGWPTGVEVCEAMVHGGPYPATSDARSTSVGTAAILRFLRPVCYQDFPDSLLPTALQQANPLHLRRLLDGQRETTRHDE, encoded by the coding sequence ATGACTCTGACGGGCAACATGCTGATCGGCCAACACTCCGTGGCGGGCCATCGTCCAGCCTTTCGCGGGATCAATCCGGCGACCAACCAGGCACTTGAACCGCAGTACACCGGGGCGTCAGCCGAACAGGTGGAACAGGCCTGCGCGCTGGCCTGGGCAGCACAAGACGAATACCGCGAAACCAGCCTGAGCGCCCGTGGCGAATTTCTCGAAAGCATTGCCGAGCACATCGAAAGCCTCGGCGATGAACTGATCGAACGCGCCCACGCCGAAACCGGTTTGCCCCGTGCACGCCTCCAGGGCGAACGCGGCCGCACCTGCTCGCAACTGCGCCTATTCGCCCGCACGGTGCGCGCCGGTGAATGGCTGGACGTACGTGTCGACACTGCGCAACCGCAGCGCCAACCTTCGCCGCGTTCGGACCTGCGCCAGCGGCAGATTGCCTTGGGGCCGGTCGCGGTGTTTGGGGCGAGCAACTTCCCGCTGGCATTTTCCGTGGCCGGTGGCGATACCGCTGCGGCACTGGCGGCCGGTTGCCCGGTGATCGTCAAGGCGCACAGCGCGCATCCCGGCACCAGCGAACTGATCGGCCGCGCAGTGGCGCAAGCGGTGAAAGAATGCGGTTTGCCTGAGGGCGTGTTTTCGTTGTTGTTCGATTCGGGCTACGAAGTGGGTATCGCACTGGTAAGCGACTGGCGCATCAAAGCCGTTGGTTTCACCGGCTCGCGCACCGGCGGGCTGGCCTTGATGAAAGCCGCGCAGGCGCGCCCGGAGCCGATTCCGGTGTATGCGGAAATGAGCTCGATCAACCCGGTCTTGCTGTTCCCCGCCGCTCTGCAAAATCGGGCGCAGGCGTTGGCCGAAGGTTTTGTCGCGTCGCTGACACTGGGCGGCGGGCAGTTCTGCACCAACCCAGGGTTGCTGATTGCCTGCAAAGGCCCGGCACTTGACGGGTTTCTCGGCGCCGTTGCAAAGCTGATCACAAGCAGTCCGGCGCAAACCATGCTGACGCCCGGCATCTTCAGCGCTTACCAAGCAGGCGTGACGGCGTTGCGAGACAATCCCCGTGCACGCGCCGTGGCGGCTGGAGAGATCGGCAACGGCCCGAATCAATGTCAGGCACAGGTGTTCAGCGCCGAGGCGGCGGATTTTCTTGCCGATCAGCGTTTGCAGGCTGAGGTCTTCGGCGCTGCATCGCTGATCGTGCAATGCAGCAGCGACGAAGAAATCCGTCAGGTCTGCGCACACCTTGAAGGCCAACTGACCGCGACCCTGCACATGGACGACGCCGACCTTGCACTGGCGCGCGCGTTGTTGCCAACCCTGGAGCGCAAGGCCGGGCGCCTGCTGGTCAACGGCTGGCCGACCGGCGTGGAAGTCTGCGAGGCGATGGTCCATGGCGGGCCTTACCCGGCGACCTCGGATGCGCGCAGCACCTCGGTGGGCACCGCGGCGATCCTGCGTTTCCTGCGGCCGGTGTGCTATCAGGATTTCCCCGACAGCTTGCTGCCGACGGCGCTGCAACAGGCCAACCCGCTGCACCTGCGGCGGCTGCTCGATGGTCAACGGGAAACGACACGCCATGACGAATAA
- a CDS encoding dihydrodipicolinate synthase family protein translates to MSDNIFTGCMPALMTPCTAQRKPDFDALVAKGRELIDIGMSAVVYCGSMGDWPLLTEAERQEGVARLVAAGIPTIVGTGAVNSREAVSHAAHAAKVGAQGLMVIPRVLSRGASATAQKAHFAAILQAAPKLPAVIYNSPYYGFATRAELFFELRREYPNLIGFKEFGGGADLRYAAENITSKDDDVTLMVGVDTQVVHGFVNCNATGAITGIGNALPREVLQLVALSKQAAQGDAKARRQARELESALAVLSSFDEGCDLVLYYKHLMVLNGDKEYTLHFNETDVLSDSQRRYAEKQYSLFRHWYENWSAEQNFA, encoded by the coding sequence ATGAGCGACAACATCTTCACCGGTTGCATGCCGGCCCTGATGACCCCGTGCACTGCCCAGCGCAAACCGGACTTCGATGCGCTGGTGGCCAAGGGTCGCGAGCTGATCGATATCGGCATGAGCGCCGTGGTCTATTGCGGCTCTATGGGCGACTGGCCGCTGCTCACCGAAGCCGAGCGCCAGGAAGGCGTGGCACGCCTGGTCGCCGCCGGCATTCCGACCATTGTCGGGACCGGTGCGGTGAACTCCCGTGAGGCGGTTTCCCACGCGGCGCACGCGGCGAAAGTCGGCGCGCAAGGCTTGATGGTCATCCCGCGCGTCCTCTCCCGTGGCGCCTCGGCGACCGCGCAAAAGGCGCACTTCGCCGCCATCCTGCAAGCCGCGCCGAAGCTGCCAGCGGTGATCTACAACAGCCCTTACTACGGCTTCGCCACCCGCGCCGAGCTGTTTTTCGAACTGCGTCGTGAATACCCGAACCTGATCGGCTTCAAGGAATTCGGCGGCGGCGCGGACCTGCGCTACGCGGCCGAGAACATCACCTCCAAGGATGACGACGTGACGTTGATGGTCGGCGTCGACACGCAAGTGGTGCACGGTTTCGTCAACTGCAACGCCACCGGCGCCATCACCGGCATCGGCAACGCCCTGCCCCGCGAAGTGCTGCAACTGGTTGCGCTGAGCAAGCAGGCCGCGCAAGGCGATGCCAAGGCCCGCCGGCAGGCGCGGGAGCTGGAGTCGGCGCTCGCGGTGTTGTCGTCGTTCGATGAGGGTTGCGATCTGGTGCTCTATTACAAGCACCTGATGGTGCTCAACGGCGACAAGGAATACACCCTGCACTTCAATGAAACCGATGTGCTGAGCGACTCGCAACGGCGCTATGCCGAGAAGCAGTATTCGCTGTTCCGTCACTGGTACGAGAACTGGTCCGCCGAGCAGAACTTCGCCTGA
- a CDS encoding 4-hydroxyproline epimerase, whose translation MKRVHVIDSHTGGEPTRLVMSGFPELPGNSMAEKRDALRTHHDQWRRACLLEPRGNDVLVGALYCPPVSPDATCGVIFFNNAGYLGMCGHGTIGLINSLQHLGKIGPGVHKIDTPVGQVSATLHDDGSVTLGNVPAYRYRKQVPVDVPGFGRVVGDIAYGGNWFFLVSQHGQTLTMDNVEHLTAYTWAMLKALEDQGIFGEDGAVIDHIELFAADDQADSRNFVMCPGKAYDRSPCGTGTSAKLACLAADDKLQPGAPWIQASITGSQFEGRFEWEGERIRPFITGRAYMTADSTLLIDDSDPFAWGI comes from the coding sequence ATGAAACGAGTACACGTCATTGATTCCCACACCGGCGGCGAACCGACGCGCCTGGTCATGAGCGGCTTCCCCGAGCTGCCCGGCAACAGCATGGCCGAGAAACGCGACGCCCTGCGCACCCACCACGATCAGTGGCGCCGCGCCTGTCTGCTCGAACCGCGCGGCAACGATGTGCTGGTCGGCGCGCTGTATTGCCCGCCGGTTTCGCCTGATGCCACCTGCGGGGTGATCTTCTTCAACAATGCCGGATATCTGGGCATGTGCGGCCACGGCACCATTGGCCTGATCAATTCGTTGCAGCATCTGGGGAAAATCGGGCCGGGCGTGCACAAGATCGATACGCCGGTGGGGCAAGTCAGCGCAACGCTGCACGACGATGGCTCGGTCACCCTCGGCAACGTGCCCGCTTACCGTTATCGCAAACAGGTACCGGTGGACGTGCCCGGTTTTGGTCGCGTGGTCGGTGATATCGCCTATGGCGGCAACTGGTTTTTCCTCGTCTCCCAGCATGGCCAGACACTGACCATGGACAACGTCGAACACCTGACCGCTTACACCTGGGCGATGCTCAAAGCGCTGGAAGATCAGGGCATCTTTGGCGAAGACGGTGCGGTCATCGACCACATCGAACTGTTCGCCGCTGATGATCAGGCCGACAGCCGCAACTTCGTCATGTGCCCCGGCAAAGCTTACGACCGATCGCCCTGCGGCACCGGCACCAGCGCCAAACTTGCCTGCCTGGCAGCCGACGACAAGCTGCAACCGGGCGCACCGTGGATCCAGGCGAGCATCACCGGCAGCCAGTTCGAAGGCCGTTTCGAATGGGAGGGCGAGCGCATTCGCCCGTTCATTACCGGCCGCGCCTACATGACCGCCGACAGCACCCTGCTGATCGACGACAGCGATCCGTTCGCGTGGGGCATCTGA
- a CDS encoding APC family permease → MSGQGKFKKQLSLIDLTFIGLGAIFGSGWLFAASHVSAIAGPAGIFSWLLGGFAVLLLGIVYCELGAALPRAGGVVRYPVYSHGPLLGYLMGFITLIAFSSLVAIEVVASRQYAAAWFPGLTKAGSGDPTILGWLVQFGLLCVFFLLNYRSVKTFAKANNLVSVFKFIVPLLVIGVLFTFFKPENFQVQGFAPFGLSGVEMAVSAGGIIFAYLGLTPIISVASEVKNPQRTIPIALILSVLLSTLIYVLLQMAFLGSIPTEMLANGWAGISKEFALPYRDIALALGVGWLAWLVVADAVISPSGCGNIYMNATPRVIYGWAQTGTFFKVFTHIDEKSGIPRPALWLTFALSVFWTLPFPSWEALINVVSAALVLSYAVAPVSVAALRRNAPDMPRPFRVKSMGLLGPVSFIIAALIVYWSGWNTVSWLLGLQILMFVIYLLCGRFVPTAHLSLARQVRSSAWLIAFYAITIVLSKLGTFGGLGILAHPFDTIVVAACATGIYYWGAATGVPAHLLRLDDEDEESESPAPSPTVNARPAGAY, encoded by the coding sequence ATGTCAGGCCAAGGCAAGTTCAAAAAACAGCTTTCATTGATCGACCTCACCTTTATCGGACTCGGCGCGATCTTCGGCTCCGGCTGGTTGTTCGCCGCCAGCCATGTCTCGGCGATTGCCGGTCCGGCGGGGATTTTCTCCTGGTTGCTGGGCGGTTTCGCCGTGTTGCTGCTGGGCATCGTCTACTGCGAACTGGGCGCGGCATTGCCCCGTGCCGGCGGCGTGGTGCGCTACCCGGTTTATTCCCACGGGCCGCTGCTCGGCTACCTGATGGGTTTCATCACGCTGATCGCGTTTTCCAGTCTGGTGGCGATCGAAGTGGTCGCCTCGCGGCAATATGCGGCGGCGTGGTTTCCGGGCCTGACCAAGGCCGGCAGCGGCGATCCGACGATCCTCGGCTGGCTGGTGCAGTTCGGCCTGCTCTGCGTGTTTTTCCTGCTCAACTACCGCAGCGTGAAGACCTTCGCCAAGGCCAACAATCTGGTCAGCGTGTTCAAATTCATCGTGCCGCTGCTGGTGATCGGCGTGCTGTTCACTTTCTTCAAACCGGAGAATTTCCAGGTTCAGGGATTCGCCCCATTCGGACTGTCTGGCGTGGAAATGGCCGTCTCCGCTGGCGGGATCATCTTTGCCTACCTCGGCCTGACGCCGATCATTTCCGTGGCCAGCGAAGTGAAAAACCCACAGCGCACCATTCCCATCGCGCTGATTCTCTCGGTGCTGCTGTCGACTCTGATCTACGTACTGCTGCAAATGGCTTTTCTCGGCAGCATTCCGACGGAAATGCTCGCCAACGGCTGGGCCGGCATCAGCAAGGAGTTCGCCCTGCCGTATCGCGACATCGCCCTGGCCCTTGGTGTTGGCTGGCTGGCCTGGCTGGTGGTGGCTGATGCGGTGATCTCACCGAGCGGTTGCGGCAATATCTACATGAACGCCACCCCGCGAGTGATCTACGGCTGGGCGCAGACCGGTACCTTCTTCAAGGTCTTCACCCACATCGACGAAAAGTCCGGCATTCCGCGTCCGGCGCTGTGGCTGACCTTCGCCCTGTCGGTGTTCTGGACCCTGCCGTTTCCATCGTGGGAAGCGCTGATCAACGTGGTCTCCGCCGCGCTGGTGCTGAGCTATGCGGTGGCGCCCGTGTCGGTTGCTGCGCTGCGCCGCAATGCGCCGGACATGCCGCGCCCGTTCCGGGTCAAGAGCATGGGCCTGCTCGGGCCGGTGTCGTTCATCATCGCCGCGCTGATCGTCTACTGGTCAGGCTGGAACACCGTGTCGTGGCTGCTGGGCCTGCAAATCCTGATGTTTGTCATCTACCTGCTCTGCGGCCGTTTCGTGCCGACGGCGCACCTGAGTCTGGCGCGTCAGGTGCGTTCTTCGGCGTGGCTGATCGCGTTTTACGCGATAACCATCGTGCTATCGAAACTCGGCACCTTCGGCGGCCTGGGCATCCTCGCCCATCCGTTCGACACGATTGTCGTCGCCGCTTGCGCCACCGGCATTTACTACTGGGGCGCGGCGACCGGTGTGCCTGCGCATCTGCTGCGCCTGGACGACGAGGACGAGGAAAGCGAAAGCCCTGCGCCCTCGCCCACCGTCAATGCCCGCCCTGCCGGCGCCTACTGA
- a CDS encoding AraC family transcriptional regulator encodes MQSAFSILCQGADGVRPQTLEAMVAGAAQLLPILDVIPNAAIFIKDLHARYVLANHTLVQRCGLKDLRPLLGKTSAQVFPAQLGPGYTEQDRKVLEEGFVLEDQLELHLYGSREPGWCLTHKRPIYDRDGVILGLAGISVDLQSASETHPAFERLAAVDEYIRANFNRRVTLSELTRIAGISVAQLERYCKRVFHLTPRQMIQKVRLEHAHRLLLSDLPITEVALQCGYTDHSAFTRQFKASTGFTPREYRHATGH; translated from the coding sequence ATGCAGTCTGCGTTTTCGATCCTGTGCCAAGGCGCTGACGGCGTGCGTCCACAGACCCTCGAAGCGATGGTCGCGGGTGCCGCGCAGCTGTTGCCGATACTCGATGTGATCCCCAATGCGGCGATCTTCATCAAGGACCTGCATGCGCGCTATGTGCTGGCCAACCACACGCTGGTGCAGCGTTGTGGCTTGAAGGACCTGCGCCCGTTGCTCGGCAAAACCAGTGCGCAGGTTTTCCCCGCGCAGTTGGGGCCGGGTTACACCGAGCAGGATCGCAAGGTGCTGGAGGAGGGTTTCGTGCTGGAGGATCAGCTCGAACTGCACCTGTATGGCAGTCGCGAACCGGGCTGGTGCCTGACCCACAAACGACCCATTTATGATCGTGACGGGGTGATCTTGGGCTTGGCAGGGATCTCGGTGGATCTGCAATCAGCCAGCGAAACCCACCCGGCGTTCGAGCGCCTGGCGGCGGTCGATGAATACATTCGCGCCAACTTCAATCGGCGGGTGACCCTGAGTGAACTGACCCGAATCGCCGGAATTTCCGTGGCGCAACTGGAGCGCTACTGCAAACGCGTTTTTCACCTGACGCCACGGCAGATGATTCAGAAAGTCCGTCTGGAGCATGCGCATCGCTTGCTGCTGAGCGACTTGCCGATCACCGAGGTTGCGCTGCAATGCGGCTACACCGATCACAGCGCTTTTACCCGTCAGTTCAAAGCTTCGACCGGATTCACCCCGCGTGAATATCGCCACGCGACCGGGCATTAG
- a CDS encoding LysE family translocator encodes MASLLPFLLFAFVASITPGPTNILVLSHSSRRGLIATLPIIFGACGAAALIVLVVGLGAGETLLRFPRVQQAMAWGGVLWLSWLAWQIFRSPPPSLDPSAAQEQGLSVFGAALLQLVNPKVWMMAVAVVSVFVGGGDKTLRLLVLSLAFLLVSLPCMTLWALLGVGSARLLSSPQAFKRMNAALAFLLLLSAWLAVLV; translated from the coding sequence ATGGCTTCTTTACTGCCCTTTCTGCTGTTTGCTTTCGTCGCCTCGATCACGCCGGGGCCGACCAATATTCTGGTGTTGAGCCACAGCTCACGGCGCGGGCTGATCGCTACGTTGCCAATCATTTTTGGCGCTTGTGGGGCGGCGGCGTTGATCGTGCTGGTGGTCGGGCTCGGTGCTGGCGAAACCCTTTTGCGCTTTCCCAGGGTGCAGCAAGCGATGGCCTGGGGTGGCGTGCTCTGGTTAAGCTGGCTGGCATGGCAGATCTTTCGCAGCCCGCCGCCGTCGCTGGACCCGAGTGCCGCACAGGAACAAGGCTTGAGCGTATTCGGCGCGGCGCTGCTGCAACTGGTCAACCCGAAGGTGTGGATGATGGCGGTGGCCGTGGTCAGCGTATTCGTTGGCGGTGGCGACAAGACGCTGCGCCTGCTGGTGCTCTCGCTGGCGTTTCTGCTGGTATCGCTGCCGTGCATGACGCTGTGGGCGTTGCTCGGCGTCGGCAGCGCGCGGTTGCTCAGCTCACCGCAAGCGTTCAAGCGAATGAACGCGGCACTGGCCTTTCTTCTGCTGCTCTCGGCCTGGCTGGCCGTGTTGGTCTAA
- a CDS encoding AraC family transcriptional regulator → MDKRNWISLSQDVDTGIESIRAHFRGHAYDPHWHDSFLVGVTEQGVQQFNCRRVRHRSTPGHVFLLEPGEIHDGHAPTEDGFTYSMLYLDPCWLERELHALFEEAPADSQPGFADTLSHDPRLATAIGQAFHALHDGDLRIVRQTAIDGLLASLTRHLDWRKRQAFDPRLPLVAQVARDFLHAHTYEDIGLDDLAQACGVDRFRLTRAFKAAFGLAPHAYLIQLRLAKARQLLARGETPAQVASVLGFADQSHLGRWFRRAYQLTPADYRKRCSNLPD, encoded by the coding sequence ATGGACAAACGCAACTGGATCTCCCTGTCCCAGGATGTCGATACCGGGATCGAGTCGATTCGTGCGCATTTCCGTGGGCATGCCTACGATCCGCACTGGCATGACAGCTTTCTCGTCGGGGTCACCGAGCAAGGCGTGCAGCAATTCAATTGTCGCCGTGTGCGTCATCGCAGTACGCCGGGGCATGTGTTCCTGCTTGAGCCGGGTGAAATCCACGATGGCCATGCGCCAACCGAGGATGGCTTTACCTACTCGATGCTGTACCTCGATCCGTGCTGGCTGGAGCGCGAACTGCACGCGCTGTTCGAAGAGGCGCCCGCCGACAGTCAGCCAGGCTTTGCCGACACCCTGAGCCACGACCCGCGCCTGGCGACTGCTATTGGCCAAGCCTTCCACGCCTTGCACGACGGTGACTTGCGCATCGTCCGCCAGACCGCCATTGATGGCCTGCTGGCGTCCCTCACCCGCCACCTCGACTGGCGCAAGCGTCAGGCTTTCGATCCGCGCCTGCCCCTGGTTGCGCAGGTCGCGCGGGACTTTCTGCATGCCCACACCTATGAAGACATCGGCCTCGATGATCTTGCGCAAGCCTGTGGCGTCGATCGCTTTCGCCTGACCCGCGCGTTCAAGGCCGCTTTCGGCCTGGCCCCCCACGCTTACCTGATCCAGTTGCGACTGGCCAAGGCGCGGCAATTGCTTGCCCGCGGTGAGACGCCGGCGCAGGTCGCCAGCGTGCTCGGTTTTGCCGACCAGAGTCACTTGGGGCGCTGGTTCCGCCGCGCCTATCAACTGACCCCGGCGGACTACCGCAAACGCTGCTCAAATCTTCCAGACTGA
- a CDS encoding nucleoside permease, translated as MNVMNARLSVMMFLQFFIWGGWFVTLGTFLATTLAASGGQVGMAFATQSWGAILAPFVIGLIADRFFNAERILAVLHLLGAVLLYQLYRAADFSAFYPYVLAYMMVYMPTLALVNAVAFRQIKDPALEFSRIRVWGTVGWIVAGVVISFVFAWDSQQSIAAGGLRNTFLMSAVASLLLGLYSFSLPNTAPLKTAAGASSLKQMLGVDALGLLKDRSYLVFFLASILICIPLAFYYQNANPFLAEIGVTNPTAKMAIGQVSEVLFMLLLPLFIHRFGIKIALLVGMAAWALRYVLFAFGNNDDQAFMLLIGIALHGVCYDFFFVSGQIYTDAKAPERFRSSAQGLITLATYGLGMLIGFWIAGRITDHFTSSAGHDWKSIWLFPAGFSVAVLLCFWATFKGRDRDKAVLPSAV; from the coding sequence ATGAACGTAATGAATGCGCGACTCAGCGTTATGATGTTTTTGCAGTTCTTTATCTGGGGTGGCTGGTTCGTCACCCTCGGCACCTTTCTGGCCACCACGCTGGCTGCCAGCGGAGGTCAGGTCGGCATGGCCTTCGCCACGCAATCCTGGGGCGCGATTCTGGCGCCGTTTGTCATCGGCCTGATTGCCGACCGGTTCTTCAATGCCGAGCGCATTCTGGCGGTGCTGCATCTGCTCGGCGCGGTGTTGCTCTATCAGCTTTACCGCGCAGCGGATTTCAGTGCGTTTTATCCCTATGTGCTCGCTTACATGATGGTCTACATGCCGACGCTGGCACTGGTCAACGCCGTGGCGTTCCGCCAGATCAAGGACCCGGCGCTGGAATTCTCGCGCATTCGCGTGTGGGGCACGGTGGGCTGGATTGTCGCCGGCGTGGTGATCAGCTTCGTGTTCGCCTGGGACTCGCAACAAAGCATCGCCGCGGGAGGCTTGCGCAATACGTTTCTGATGTCCGCTGTGGCGTCGCTGCTGTTGGGGCTTTACAGCTTCAGTCTGCCGAACACTGCGCCGCTGAAAACCGCAGCGGGCGCATCGAGCCTCAAGCAGATGCTCGGCGTCGATGCGTTGGGTTTGCTCAAGGATCGCAGCTACCTGGTGTTCTTCCTCGCCTCGATCCTGATCTGCATTCCGCTGGCGTTCTATTACCAGAATGCCAATCCATTTCTGGCTGAGATCGGCGTGACCAACCCGACGGCGAAGATGGCCATCGGTCAGGTCTCGGAAGTGCTGTTCATGCTGCTGTTACCGCTATTCATTCATCGTTTCGGCATCAAGATCGCCCTGCTGGTCGGCATGGCAGCGTGGGCATTGCGTTACGTGCTGTTTGCCTTCGGCAATAACGACGATCAGGCGTTCATGCTGCTGATCGGCATCGCCCTGCACGGCGTGTGCTATGACTTCTTCTTCGTGTCCGGGCAGATCTACACCGATGCCAAGGCACCGGAACGCTTCCGCAGCTCGGCGCAAGGCTTGATCACTTTGGCCACGTACGGTTTGGGCATGTTGATCGGGTTCTGGATTGCGGGACGGATCACTGACCACTTCACTTCAAGTGCGGGTCATGACTGGAAAAGTATCTGGCTGTTCCCCGCCGGTTTTTCCGTGGCGGTGCTGCTGTGTTTCTGGGCGACATTCAAGGGCCGCGATCGCGACAAGGCTGTGTTGCCGAGTGCGGTTTAG
- a CDS encoding sugar phosphate isomerase/epimerase family protein — translation MNSDQHNATGLKGPGIFLAQFIADEAPFDSLANIAEWAASQGYKAIQVPTLGTRFIDLQRAAESQDYCDELIAVCARAGVVISELSTHLQGQLVAVHPAFDSLFDDFAPPALRGKPKERTEWAIEQLKLAARASKRLGLMAHATFSGALLWPYVYPWPQRPAGLVEQGFAELGKRWLPILDCFEEAGVDLCYEIHPGEDLHDGASFEQFLEAVNHHPRAAILYDPSHLLLQQMDYLGFIDRYHERIRMFHVKDAEFRPDARSGVYGGYQGWVDRPGRFRSLGDGQIDFKSIFSKLCQYDFNGWAVLEWECCLKDSAQGAAEGAAFIERHMIRKTTKAFDDFAGVSADAASNRRLLGLADD, via the coding sequence ATGAACAGTGATCAGCACAACGCAACAGGCCTGAAAGGCCCGGGGATTTTCCTTGCGCAATTCATCGCCGACGAGGCGCCATTCGACTCGCTCGCCAATATCGCCGAATGGGCGGCCTCTCAAGGCTACAAAGCCATCCAGGTACCTACCCTCGGCACGCGCTTCATCGATTTGCAGCGCGCCGCTGAAAGCCAGGACTACTGCGACGAACTTATCGCCGTCTGCGCCCGCGCCGGTGTAGTCATCAGCGAGTTGTCGACGCACCTGCAAGGCCAACTGGTCGCGGTACATCCGGCGTTCGACAGCCTGTTCGACGACTTCGCCCCACCCGCGCTGCGCGGCAAACCTAAGGAACGCACCGAGTGGGCCATCGAACAGTTGAAACTGGCCGCCCGCGCCAGCAAGCGTTTGGGACTTATGGCCCATGCGACCTTCTCCGGCGCCCTCCTCTGGCCTTACGTCTATCCGTGGCCACAGCGTCCGGCCGGATTGGTCGAGCAAGGTTTCGCCGAACTGGGCAAGCGCTGGCTGCCGATCCTCGACTGCTTCGAAGAGGCTGGCGTTGATCTGTGCTACGAAATCCATCCCGGCGAAGACTTGCATGACGGCGCTTCGTTCGAGCAGTTTCTTGAAGCGGTGAACCATCACCCCCGCGCCGCAATTCTGTATGACCCGAGCCACCTGCTGCTGCAGCAAATGGATTACCTCGGCTTCATTGATCGCTACCACGAACGCATCCGCATGTTTCACGTCAAGGACGCCGAGTTCCGCCCCGATGCGCGCTCCGGCGTCTACGGCGGTTATCAGGGCTGGGTCGACCGTCCCGGGCGCTTCCGCTCGCTGGGGGACGGTCAGATCGATTTCAAATCGATCTTCAGCAAATTGTGCCAATACGACTTCAACGGCTGGGCGGTACTGGAATGGGAATGCTGCCTCAAAGACTCGGCACAGGGTGCGGCCGAAGGCGCGGCGTTCATCGAACGGCACATGATCCGCAAGACCACCAAGGCCTTCGACGATTTCGCCGGGGTCAGCGCCGATGCCGCTTCCAACCGGCGCCTGCTCGGCCTGGCTGACGACTGA
- a CDS encoding Gfo/Idh/MocA family protein: MYAAAKKIRMGFVGGGEGSFIARAHRQAAGLDGRFELVCGAFSRDSENNQRTAAVLGLASERCYDDWQTLLAREAALPAEQRMQLLIIVTPNHLHAPIAREALSAGFHVFSEKPAALNLAEVQALHSVVVNSQRIYGLAHTYLGYAMVWQAREMVASGVLGDVRKVIVEYPQGWLSTDIAGQGNKQAGWRDDPAQSGIGGCIGDIGTHAFSLAEFVAGQSIQFISAMLGAHVVGRQLDDDVAMLFKMNDGASGVLLASQVCAGEENPLKIRVYGDKGGLEWRQEEPASLIHRPLNEPMRVLRSGVGQPWLCAAANQRMRLPAGHPEGYLEAMANLYGDLAEAILHGAESNQAPGVPGIETGLRGMAFIETAIANHLGNEKWSEIPGQLTGATQNEQ, from the coding sequence ATGTACGCTGCCGCAAAAAAAATAAGAATGGGTTTTGTCGGAGGTGGTGAAGGTTCCTTCATCGCCCGCGCCCACCGGCAAGCCGCCGGCCTCGATGGACGCTTCGAACTGGTCTGCGGCGCGTTCAGCCGCGACTCTGAGAACAATCAGCGCACCGCTGCCGTGCTGGGTCTGGCCTCCGAGCGCTGTTACGACGATTGGCAAACCCTGCTCGCCCGCGAGGCCGCCCTGCCCGCCGAGCAGCGCATGCAACTGCTGATCATCGTTACGCCCAATCATCTGCACGCACCGATTGCCCGTGAGGCATTGAGCGCCGGTTTTCATGTGTTCAGCGAGAAACCCGCGGCGCTGAACCTGGCCGAGGTGCAGGCGCTGCATTCGGTGGTCGTTAACAGTCAGCGCATTTATGGCCTTGCGCACACTTACTTGGGTTACGCGATGGTCTGGCAGGCCCGCGAGATGGTCGCCAGCGGCGTGCTCGGGGACGTGCGCAAAGTCATCGTCGAGTATCCGCAAGGCTGGCTCAGCACCGACATTGCCGGGCAAGGCAACAAACAGGCCGGCTGGCGCGACGACCCGGCGCAATCCGGGATCGGCGGCTGCATCGGCGATATCGGCACCCATGCGTTTTCCCTCGCAGAGTTCGTCGCCGGGCAATCGATCCAGTTCATCAGCGCAATGCTCGGTGCGCATGTCGTGGGCCGTCAGCTGGATGACGATGTGGCGATGTTGTTCAAGATGAACGACGGCGCCAGCGGCGTACTGCTTGCCAGTCAGGTCTGCGCCGGTGAAGAGAACCCGTTGAAGATTCGCGTGTACGGTGACAAGGGTGGGCTGGAGTGGCGTCAGGAAGAACCGGCCAGCCTGATTCATCGTCCGTTGAACGAGCCGATGCGCGTTCTGCGATCCGGGGTCGGTCAGCCGTGGTTGTGTGCCGCCGCAAACCAGCGCATGCGCCTGCCCGCCGGGCATCCCGAGGGTTATCTGGAAGCCATGGCCAATCTGTACGGCGACCTCGCCGAGGCGATTTTGCATGGCGCCGAAAGCAATCAGGCGCCGGGCGTTCCGGGCATTGAAACCGGCCTGCGCGGCATGGCTTTCATTGAAACCGCCATTGCCAATCACCTCGGCAACGAGAAGTGGAGCGAGATCCCCGGCCAACTGACAGGAGCCACCCAAAATGAACAGTGA